The DNA region CTACAAATATATATGCTCATATGCTGTAGAGACGGCCGCTTCTAAACATGGTCGTTGTACTTCAGAACGCCCTGAGAATGTTTGAACATGTTTCATTGCACTctcaataaaaacatttaacatattattatcaattttgatGTCAACAAAACcattatttaacatttcatcatcaatttttttgtcgatAGAATCTTCATTCAAAATTCCTCCATTACCTTCAATATTaactttgtttatatttttcattagacTCTTAACAAAAGGTTTTTTGAGTAGTGCTTTTCTAGATCGAATTTTTCCTTTCCAAATTTGCCAGCATTATCAAGACAGCCTTGTTTTTGTCCCCCTTGCGTTGTGTTGTTTCATAATTTCGGTACCGAGACGTAATTCCTACGGACTTTCTCCCCACGACGGTGTTCCCATTGATATTGTACCGACGGACTGTCACCCCACCTGCCTTAGAATTTACGGACTCTCAGCCGACGACGACTTTCTCCTCACAgacactatatatatattttttttttttttttgagcgtTTTTTTCAAAGcgtattaaaattgtttgctGCGTTGCGCGGTCATCTTTATTTCGTTAGTATATCGTTTTATGAGATATAGTGCGGGGTTCTAGTGTATTACTACGCGTTGCTTGCTTCATTTAGCGTTTGCGTTTAGTTCATTTTAGGTGTGACCATTGCAGACCATTGTCATTGTTAGACATCTTTTATCGTGATTTTGTGTCATTAttgtaacaataaaatatataaatttatcaataataattaacaacagttaataataattattatttgtgtaaTAATTGTATACATGTGTGTACACGAGTGTGTACATAATATTGAACGTGAGTATTcctattataaatatatatatatttttatggataattgattatttaattatagatTTATGTAGTTATACATTTGAAATGCGTGTTCGTGCAACAAAATCATCTGATTGCACCAAGGCTGTTGTTTCAGGTTGCATGGCAAATGTTTCATCTTCAGTTGCTGCATCGCTACCTCGTGTTGAGTCTATGCGTCGTCGGGTGCAACGTATACGTCATACTACTCGTCCATTTTTGGCCACTCCAAAATGTCGTGAAGACTTGATATTGCCAGATGAATTTAAAGAAACGTGGAAGGgtgatcaatttttattacatgaTAGTGGTGGCAAgaatagatttttaattttctcatgcgaaaaaaatttgaattatttagcTAAATGTTCAACTATATTGTATGATggtacttttttttgtgtaccTAGTATTTTTGCTCAGTTATATTCGATACATGGTTTAAGTCAATGCGGTAAAACTCTACCGTTAGTTTATATTCTAATGCCCAATCGTCGTTACTCGActtatataaatgttttaaatgcTTTATTAGAATATAAACCTGaaattaaacttgataaaataattattgattttgaaaGTGCTTTCATTAAAGCCGTACATGATATATTTCCAAATGCAATTGTTAGTGgatgtaattttcatttaaatcaatgcTTATATCGTAATGTACAAAATGATGGGCTAGCTGTATTATATAATACTGATATTAATTTCTCAACTGGCATTCGGATGTTAGCTGCGTTAGCTTTTGTGCCTTGTAATGATGTTGATTTTGCATTTGATATGCtttcaaaatcaatattttttgttgataatttagcGGTTTTGAATACATTCTTAAgctattttaaaaacacttgGTTAGGCGTTGTAAATGCACGTGGCAAACGTAAAGcattatttgaattgaaattatGGAATTGTTATGAGCgtgttgttaataatgattcaCGTACTAATAATTCCGTTGAAGGTTGGCATAgttcattcaataaattattttcaagtgctCATTCATCTAAgggtgaatttataaattgtttaaaagatGAGCAATCTCAAACTGAGATTTTCTTGGCTCAGATTGATGTGCAACGTGATATTAGCCCATATAAAAAACGTCGCCATGCCGAAGTTGATAAACGTCTTaaagttatataaaaatttcaataatgttTATTAAGAGCTGTTgctttgaatattaaaatttaagttatattgttttgtatttaaagtcgttgtataaaaatttaaatactgtttaataaattattttatagattatttatttattggtttatttattatatttttaaattgtgtgtCTGTGGGGTGTGTGTCGCGTGGGGTGAATGTCCGTGGGAAGAGAGTCTGGTCGGGTGTGGATCCGTGGGGTGTATGTTGGTAGGAGGACTGTCCGTAGGAAATGAGTCCGTCGGATGATCATCAGGGAACCATAATTTCCAGCAAGATTTAGGAAATCAGATTTTATGTATGGTTCTACTTCACGTATATAAACTTGAGCATATTGATTACGTTTAGACTTCATGATCCACGAATCTCACTTGCCAAGCGTTTCAAAATTATCCCAGACTACAAAGGGTACTACGATAACAAGTATTCAAAAATTTGTTTCATGAATTGACTTgagtaatatttattgtttgttgcatataatttagttttaattgtttgatGAACTTCTTTCGTATGTTttcaaaatatgaataaaattcagcgaaaaatggtagaggggcgcggtctACTATACTGGTCTCGAAACGTCACTCGGGCGCCATTACtaaaatgaatattgtttttagtaCAGTTGAGCTTGCCAATGTTAATTTCGAGGTTGAGACCAACACATATAAACATGAAGCGTATGTGAGACTCAGATGAATGACTTCggtaaataaaaagataaagagaacaaaaaaaaagagataaaagaaaaaaaagtcgtTTACATGTAAACAGTTACCAAATTATTGAATTGATTAGTGAAGTTgggttaatttatttacaagttttatttatataaaatttatttacaaaaaaaccaaCCAACAACACATGAATGAACAATTGAAGCTGGTTGAATTTAACGTATCTAGAATGAAAATCtcgaaatttgaaaaaaaagacatattttttttttcctcaaaaagTATGGATCacagaacaaaaatttttcgaaaagCACTAGATCTTTTGAAGACGCTTTTTTTTAAGCCTAGGTCTCCATGTTGGAAATAACTCTAAATATGGCAGTccgaaaacataaaaaaattggcgCTCTATTTTATCTTGTGACAAAATTGAGAATAGTTAGTCTCTTGATTGGAATTGAAAGTTATCGACCAATGGCTGAAAAAAGTATGTGACTgacctgttaatttctttggctacattaattgatcaacaattacaataattatgaatttaccGGGGATTCTGAAgtctatttgaaaattttttttatgcatatGTTAAGCTCATAGCGCGTGAGAATAACATCTTTAGCTAAATTCAATTCcagaaaatttgtttataaaataacaaattattagaatcattatttttagtgttccgtaggacacttatgttttcgcttttctgtgactttttgttatttcgagaTAAAACGTGAAGTCCTTAATTGAATTGGCTTGTGCGATGCTCATTTCCTTTATTTTCTTTGGCCAAAATCAATCGTCATATTTCTTTCCAATTTTGGAGCcgtattagatttaatatgcccatttttggacatggcccaattccaaatattgaccgatcaattccggcaatgttttaatcgacgacgcttcatctgtagactctacgatatttttttcatatttttcggtcgtttatttttttttttattcaacgatatgtagtgtcacaaactgtttttttaaaatatttttgtaaacagcaaaaaaaaaaaaaaaaaatcctacggaacacttagggtgcaccttggggaacttgactatctgttttttttaaataaattcaatttttgaatttcattaaatgaatgaatcaaaataaatataaatataaatacatatgaacaatcaataaataaaaactaaattaattttattaaaataatgctTTAAACGGTGGGTTTTTGTAACCACCACTTTTCAATATCCAGAAGTGCAGCATTATCAAGTTGTAAATTTCGGgatgtaaaaatattcatgtttGTAGCATGATTTGGAATTCCCTGTTGTCTTATCGCTTGGTTTTTCGCTCTTTGACCTGGACATTCTTGTTGTATCATTTCTTCAGCTCTTTCTTGGTTAACTTCTTCTTCTCGCCTTTCTCGTTGTTCTATTTCTTCATCAACTTCTTTGTTTACTTCGTCTTGTTGTTCTTGTTCTATTTCTTCTTCATGTTCTGGTCTTTCTTGATGTACTTTTCCATCTATCTCTTCATCAACTTCTTGGCTTACTTCGTGTTGTTCTTGTTCTATTTTATCTTCATGTTTTGGTCTTTCTTGATGTACTTCGCCATCTATCTCTTCATCAACTTCTTGGTTCACTTCGTCCTGTTGTTCTATTTCTTCTTCATGTTCTGGTCTTTCTTGATGTATCTCTTTATCTATTTCTTCAACTCCTActtgattttcttttctttctgcttcgtttatttttttatgctcTTGTATCTCATATGCAGTTATTTCactatttctatttatttctaacCCACTCAACCATTCTTCactttctataaaaaattaattttaaaaattaattttccttaatcttttttttttttaataaaatcgatgatttaaataaatatatcttacCGTTTTTTGCTAAGATTCTTGTTATATATTGTAATGTAATTTcggtaatattaaaaatattaaaaaatggaaCAAAAGAAATTAGATTCAACCCCAGTTCGTTCGAGAagattcaaaaaaatgaaatcagATAAAGCTAGTAATCCAAAGTATGGAAGGAGTGTGAATCGCAAAGCTCAAGATATTTTTCGTTGTGTTTTTAACTTTCTCGATCAAATACTTGCAGAAGGACTTTCTTTAGGAGACTGCAAAGATATATggtaagttttattattatctatagaATTAGAGgttgtttatataattattacccTCTTTTACTTTTAGTTTTcttatttagtaattttatttttcttaaaaatgtttcgataaaaataaaaatattaaagcttGCAAGATACTTAactcaatatttatttctgataaatataattcaccttatatcataaaattttgttctttttcaCATCATTCTTcgagtttttttattgtaaaatgttGCTTTCGGAATTGAGCTTAATGGATATATGTTTCGATTTTAATGATGAACAATAGTGTTGATATCAAGTTTTATGACAAGCTTGAATTAACAAGACTGAATAAAAAGACTTATTTCAATCTTATCAATTGATTAACTTATTAGTCAGAGCTTGTCAATTTCATTCTGTAAcaatttggtatatttttttgattctaaattttacatacaaaaagaACAAACTACCTTAACGaacatattgttattaaaaatcacTTCAAATTCAACAACCAAATCGTATTACCATTTCATTCAATTATCTTGACTTCCATATAAAATATGTCCATAAAAagcttgaataaatataaataattctccATCTGGATCTAAATTATTGTGTAATGTAACTTgttcacttaaaaaaaaacgtgttcaAATTACTTGCCACTCGATGTGCTAAttcttcaaaattaaaatgaattttaattttatgttatttttgtatGATAATCATCATGTATTTATATGTGGCAAGACACGTGCATCTAATGCTGCATTCTATAAcgtaattaattatcataaattgaattattattatcggaaacaattattgaataaaattataaatacattcatattattatttttggtaattattaattattttttacttccaTCAATGTCATTGTTGACATCATCAGGAGCACCAGTGTCCagtgtgaatttttttatttttttattctgacaTTTTTTCCGATATTTGTTTAAGTTCCTTAAACTAGATTCGATACTAGAATCCATTAATTACTAGAAAAATAGTTGCCATTATGAAGCCACGGAGTTCGCAAATTGCGCATGCACTTCCCATGGTCTTTCCATTGTTTGACGCCAGTGGCTGTTTTCTTTCATGAACTTAGTGTCTAGAACACTGATATGATCTCCATCAGCACACGTGTAGTCGCAGATGCGCAAagttattgatataaaaaaaaacagcaagcAAAACACTAAGTTCATGAAAGAAAACAGCGAAAGCTCTCTCCTTCTGTTTGCATAATATGCGCATGTgtatgatcatgcgcattgaagtaaaaaaagaaaaataaacactcAAAAGAAAGGTGCTAAGGAGAAATCGCCCAAATTTATAacttcattataaattatttgatataaaattataggGAGATGTTAGGAATCGCTGTAGATTGGAGCACttcaacaataaacaaatatgtaGAACAAGGCAGAACAAACCCCATATTAGTCACTCCTGGTAGAACAAGAAGCCGAAAGAAAATCAAACTAGATGTAGATGAAGTTACAAAgcatcaagttaaaaaaaattatttacgaaTATGCGGACAGTCGTTAGTATTGAATAAGATTTTGTATTTAGAATTCAGAATAACTTGATATGTAATAAAATTcttcttattttataattcttattctattgttgttttttcaatataagtCGCTATTCAACAGTTTCAGTACTTCTGGATGGAATAATGTATACtgtttaaatatcaatttttacatAAGTTCATTGCttcaatagaattttttttttaactttacaatttttttagcggtaaaaaaatagtttgaaaagtttttaaaattagtcTAAAAAGAcgacttattttttaaaaatggtttaaaaagaaatatagaAGCCCAGCTCCGTATACTTCGTTGGCAAGATTATGAAAAATGACAAACTGAGATATAAAATCGTTTGGGAATGATTTGGAAACGTTACACGAATACTTATCATAATTTGAGAAtgcataatttaattaatattcaataattaaagaatgGGTTGAAATTTACTATATGTATGCGCGAAAGTCTATTGCGCATGAAGCATAACTTACACTGCCATTACGGTGCATTACagtgagttttttatttttcataatcatGCCAACCAACTATACGGAGACAAATGCTTGCAAGATCTATCATCACTAGATAATTACTAGAATTTTGGTGAAAATCAGTTTTTAAAAGCTTTGCAAGACTATCGCAGCGAATGAAACATGTTCTATTTTTTCGTGCAAAATCTTGCTGCAAGAACTTGCATGAgatttctatagcgtggaAACACCGCTAGAGGGCTGTATTATACCGTATCATACTGTATCATTCTGTATCATAGAGTATGATACCCATGAATCTACCCGACATGAACAGTCAATTCTGAAAGTCATAGCATTATTACCGTTATTAGAGAGCAAGAAAAATACGATCCCATGGAGCAAAAGatgtattaataaaacttttgagAAGAATGGGATTTAAATGGAAGCAAAAAAATGGTCAACGGTATTCGATGAATACGAAAGAGAATGCTATCAAAAGGATACAATTTCTTTCGAGTTACAtagaagctaaaaaaaaaggaaaaaatatttattttttggatgAAACTTGGATTTTTAGAAATGGATCTGGTGGAAAAACAAAAGATtggaataacaaaaaaataaaatcttccTCGCATCGTAACATTTATCTTGAAGCAAGGTTTATAATTCTCCATGCTGGTGGAAAGGACGGATTTGTACCAGGTGCTGATTTTATTCTCAGCACCAGAAAGCAACCACAGAAATTTGATGATTATCATGGAGACATGGATGCtgaaaaaatccaaaaatggTTTACTGAACAATTGTTGCCAAATTTGAAAGAACCCTCTGTTATAATACTTGATAATGCACAATATCATTCTGTCCAGGTAACTATCCTGTTTTTAAGATAAAACTTGaggtgatttatttatttatttatttattcatttatctgtttattcatttatttatttattttatgttcagGGAGCAAATGAAACTCAGCTTCTCGGATTATGTgcgatgttgaaaaaaaatataacaaaaaaatttatcgttGATGACTATGTCGCTAATCAAACACCTTACCAAATTTTAAGATTGCCACCTTATCATTGTCAATACAATCCAATTGAATTAGCTTGACTCAATCATCAATTCAGTGACAAACAAACTTGGCAAAAATCATTGGCTCAAGTTACTCCTGAAATATGGAATAAAATGTGCTCAAAAATTGATCGATTGATAACGAGAGCTTATAATCGACATGTCCTCGGGCTAACAAAAatccaaagaaaaaatacagcTGGATTATATGAAGAACCAATAGATTCTTTATTGTCTGATAAAGAATCTTCAGACTTTGATAGTGATACAGAAatagaataagaaaaaaatgaagacaCTGCAGAAGCAATGATGAATGAAGTAATtgcaaaacaatatttaataagaagttattaaataaaattagtaatattctaaaagaattttattttaacttaaaaCTTGGAATACATCAGCTTGATGATGACCCAGGTAACTCAAATCAATCATTTAAAAGGAGAAACTTATTcccagaaaaaaattttcaaattagtTCAATggtcagtattttttttttttttaaatctataaattcaataaatccaAGAGTACaaagttttcttttatttacgAGATTATTTGTTTcgattt from Aphidius gifuensis isolate YNYX2018 linkage group LG5, ASM1490517v1, whole genome shotgun sequence includes:
- the LOC122856430 gene encoding uncharacterized protein LOC122856430; amino-acid sequence: MCVHECVHNIERCMANVSSSVAASLPRVESMRRRVQRIRHTTRPFLATPKCREDLILPDEFKETWKGDQFLLHDSGGKNRFLIFSCEKNLNYLAKCSTILYDGTFFCVPSIFAQLYSIHGLSQCGKTLPLVYILMPNRRYSTYINVLNALLEYKPEIKLDKIIIDFESAFIKAVHDIFPNAIVSGCNFHLNQCLYRNVQNDGLAVLYNTDINFSTGIRMLAALAFVPCNDVDFAFDMLSKSIFFVDNLAVLNTFLSYFKNTWLGVVNARGKRKALFELKLWNCYERVVNNDSRTNNSVEGWHSSFNKLFSSAHSSKGEFINCLKDEQSQTEIFLAQIDVQRDISPYKKRRHAEVDKRLKVI
- the LOC122856431 gene encoding trichohyalin-like — protein: MESEEWLSGLEINRNSEITAYEIQEHKKINEAERKENQVGVEEIDKEIHQERPEHEEEIEQQDEVNQEVDEEIDGEVHQERPKHEDKIEQEQHEVSQEVDEEIDGKVHQERPEHEEEIEQEQQDEVNKEVDEEIEQRERREEEVNQERAEEMIQQECPGQRAKNQAIRQQGIPNHATNMNIFTSRNLQLDNAALLDIEKWWLQKPTV